TCCATCTGATCAGCAATTTTGAGGGCATCGGGGTTGGTGATGAGCACGGAGCGCAGCGTGGGGCCGCTGCGGTCAATGGCCTCAATGCGCTTCAGATACAGCTCCGTAATTCCCCGCGAAGTGAGCTGGCCGCTGCCCATCTTCTCCTGCAGGTCGTTGATGGTGGCTTCCTGTAATTCAAAACTATCGGCGGCGTTGTCGGCCGCGTCGGGGGCGCCGGCCTTTTTTTCCTTGGTTTCCGGGGCGCAGGCACCCAACGAGAAAGTGGAAAGGGCTACACTGGCCAGGCCGCTATTACGCAGAAATATTCTTCGGTTCATTGGTCGATTTTTGCTGGTAAGTTAGCCCTGTACATTGGACTTTTCCAGCGTTTTAGCAGGAATAAAAGACCCAGGAAAAATCTACTGCTGTGCGGCTTGCTACTGGCGCTTGGGCAGGCCGCTGCCGGCACTATCTGCTGGCGGTTTGAGACGATTGCGCTGGCACTTCTCCCCGCAGTATTTTACCGCTTCCCAGCTAGCCTGCCACTTCTTGCGCCAGGCAAAGGGCCGGCCACAGGTTACACATATTTTAGTGGGCAGGTCGCTTTTACTGCGGGCTTTGGGCATGGTTATTTACTGCCTTCTAACGATACCCGTTTGCTTTCCACCGGCTGTCCTCCCTTGCCCATGGCGGGCATTGTTTTCGGCGCGGGGGTGGCCTCACTCATCTTTTTGGCCAGCTTGTCCGGCACGCCCATGCTGTTCAGCATACCACTCACCAGCCCCTGCTGCCAGATAGCAAATACCGACATCCGCAGGTTGCGCTTCGATTGGATAGTGCCGGGCTTCAGGGCCTCATTACTTTGGCGGGGGTTATTGTCCCGGATAACCAGGGCATTGGCCACCTTAGAGCCAACTTTGGTTACCAACGTGGAGTGGGCCTCCCCTCCTTTCAGAGATAAAAAAGCCACTTTTAAATCAGAGTAAGCCGCTTTCATGGTACCCTCCACCCCCTGTCGGTCCACCACCATGGCAAAATCGACCTGCTTTACGCGGCCACTGGAAAATTTGAGTGAGCGGGATGATTCGGTAATCGAGTTCAGAATACTAAATGGTGCCGGACCAAACGTACCTACAATGCGGTGGCGGCCATTGGGCTGCAGCAAGGGAACATAGGCCGTGGCGCGCACAAAGCTGCGGCGCTGAAACCACGCACTGGCCTGCACTACAGCGGGCTGCGCGGCGCGGCCAGAGCCGGCTACAGTGTTAAGGTTGCGAATAGTGCCATTGAGCTGGGTAACGCTGGTGCGCGAAGGCTGCGGGCTGCGCAGGGCCCGGTACACAAAAAACAAATTGCCTTTCTGCAGCTGCAGCAGCCGGATATCTAGGGGGAAGGGCAGCTCCTTTAGTTTTTCGGGCGTTACCAGCGACGGTTTTTGGCTGATAGGGTAGCGCCCATCACCGGCCAGGTGCAGCAGCGGGTTTTGCACCACCAGCTTGCGGGCGCGCACCACGCCCTGGTGCTGAAGGGCAGCAAAGTTGAGCCCCGAGGCGCGCACCACCGGCACCTGCACCGTAATGTGCGACACTTGGTGGCCTTTGCGCCGGGCCATAGCAGCCAGCGGCATGGTAGGAGCCAGTTTTGTACGGGTGATGGTCAGTTGCTGCTGCGCCGTGTTCAGCGTCAGCCCCTGATAAGTCAGCTTGTAATAAGGCGCATCAATAGCTACCGAGCCCGGCCCGGTGCTGAGCTGCCAGGAACGGGCATACAGCACCCGCGCGGGGTTGCGGGCACTGGCCGCATCTACCCGGATAGCCTTGCCCTGCAGCGACACGTTTTTGGCCTGTGGTGCCGTTGCCAGGCCTTTTACCTGCACTTTGGCGCCGGCCACCACCAGACTTTGCAGCGAAACCCGGGTAAGCGCCGACAGCAGCTGGTGCAAGGGCGCGGGAGAAACCCGCGGCGCTACCACTACTACCTCGGGACGCATGAGCCGCAGCGTATCGGCCTGGAACTGCTGCCGGGCTAGTTGGGCAGCCTGCAGCCCCGTGAGCACCAGTTGGGGCAGCTGCAGCGCTATGCGGGCTGTGCGGCTCTGTTGGTTGCTGATGGGCTGCAAGGGGATAATGCGCACAGAATCGACCTGCAGCTGCTGGGTTTGGGAGGTAAACCGGGTATGGGCCACCTGCACGCGGTGCCCGGCTGCGCGGGCCTGCAGGCCGACCAGCTGCAGCGCAAGCTGGGCGGCGTAG
The Hymenobacter sp. DG25B genome window above contains:
- a CDS encoding DUF2256 domain-containing protein, with amino-acid sequence MPKARSKSDLPTKICVTCGRPFAWRKKWQASWEAVKYCGEKCQRNRLKPPADSAGSGLPKRQ